Proteins from one Fusobacterium perfoetens genomic window:
- a CDS encoding MalY/PatB family protein, with the protein MKYNFDEIIKRSKRNSRKWNSKYYKEVFNNQDDLLAMWIADMDFRASDGIQNRLKKLVEHGIYGYGAADDEYYDAIIRWNKVRNNWEVPREAIMYTPGIVPAINYILQTYTKEQDNVMIFTPVYGPFKRSILNNKRGLVICPLLKDENNNYSIDFENMEKLMKEKSVKMVIFCSPHNPVGRVWTMEELEKVAEISLNNKALMVCDEIHSDLIFGDNKFISYGNLPEKYRANGIICNAVSKTFNLAGMQVSNVIIFNNILREKYKNTMGLYNVVSPNAFAIEAVKGAYLESDEWYAEMLEYIWQNILFAKKYIDENIPKLKFNIPEGTYLGWIDFNGYGVYGKDLEDLFEEKLKIAIDYGHWFGEEGKGFIRMNFACPREVVVEALERIKKYFEKNN; encoded by the coding sequence ATGAAATATAATTTTGACGAAATAATAAAACGTAGCAAAAGAAATTCAAGAAAATGGAACAGTAAATATTATAAAGAGGTTTTTAATAATCAAGATGATTTACTAGCTATGTGGATAGCTGATATGGATTTTAGAGCCTCAGACGGTATTCAAAATAGATTAAAAAAACTTGTAGAACACGGAATTTATGGGTATGGTGCAGCAGATGATGAGTATTATGATGCTATCATAAGATGGAATAAAGTTAGAAATAATTGGGAAGTTCCAAGAGAAGCGATAATGTATACTCCGGGAATAGTGCCAGCTATCAACTATATACTACAAACTTATACAAAAGAACAAGACAATGTAATGATTTTCACTCCAGTTTACGGACCATTTAAAAGAAGTATACTTAATAACAAAAGAGGATTAGTAATCTGTCCTTTATTAAAAGATGAAAATAATAATTATTCAATAGATTTTGAAAATATGGAAAAATTAATGAAAGAAAAATCAGTTAAAATGGTAATTTTCTGTTCTCCTCATAATCCAGTAGGAAGAGTTTGGACAATGGAAGAATTAGAAAAAGTGGCTGAAATCTCTCTTAATAATAAAGCATTAATGGTTTGTGATGAGATACATTCAGATTTAATATTTGGAGATAATAAATTTATATCTTATGGAAACTTACCTGAAAAATACAGAGCTAATGGAATAATCTGTAATGCAGTTAGTAAAACATTTAACTTAGCAGGAATGCAAGTTTCAAATGTAATAATATTTAATAATATTTTAAGAGAAAAATATAAAAATACAATGGGATTATATAATGTAGTTTCTCCTAACGCTTTTGCAATAGAGGCTGTAAAAGGTGCTTATTTAGAAAGTGATGAATGGTATGCTGAGATGTTAGAATATATTTGGCAAAATATACTTTTTGCTAAAAAATATATTGATGAAAACATTCCTAAATTAAAATTTAATATCCCTGAGGGGACTTATCTTGGTTGGATAGATTTTAATGGATATGGAGTGTATGGAAAAGATTTAGAAGATTTATTTGAGGAAAAATTAAAAATAGCTATTGACTATGGACATTGGTTTGGAGAAGAGGGAAAAGGATTTATAAGAATGAATTTTGCTTGTCCAAGAGAAGTTGTAGTTGAGGCTTTAGAAAGAATAAAAAAATATTTTGAAAAAAATAATTAA
- the fusA gene encoding elongation factor G, whose product MKNYTTDQIRNVSFLGHRGSGKTSLVEALLWRAKVVAKPGIVEKGSTLSDYDEEEIARQFSINTSVISLDYQDRIYNILDTPGYADFKGEVLSALRVAEGAVLVLDASAGIEIGTEKAWRLLEERHIPRIIFINKMDKGAVNYKKILMDLKEKFGKKVAPFCIPLGEGEKFKGFINVVENKCRIFTGEMCEDRPLVEHEDFESVKNLLIEAVAETSEEAMEKFFNGEEFTHDEIQKGLRKGVVNGDVVPVVVGSALGGIGFQTLFEMIYDYMPTPVEARGGEVEGINPDTEDPIVRKVDMQEPFSAFVFKTIVDPFIGKISLFKVNSGVATRDVEVLNASQNKKEKLSNLYYVRGIKQRDTERVVAGDIAATTKLQYTRTGDTLCDKANPIIYEGIDFPKPCIFMNVVPSKKADDEKISTSLQKLTEEDPTLKVIRNPETKELLLGGQGKTHLEIVLSKLVNKFQVHATLTKPKVAYRETIRKEVSVQGKHKKQSGGAGQYGDVFIKFEPLYDKEYEFVDNIKGGVVPRQYLPAVEKGLHEAALKGPLAGYPVINFKATLYDGSYHPVDSNEISFKQAAILAFRKAMESGAVPVLLEPIVKMEIIVPEEYTGDVMGDMNKRRGKILGIDPLTFGEQKISAEVPEKEVLEYAIDLKAMTQSRGRFEFEFLKYDYVPNEVAEKIIEEAKKAKEEK is encoded by the coding sequence TCAATACTTCAGTAATATCTCTTGATTATCAAGATAGAATTTATAATATTTTGGACACTCCAGGATATGCAGATTTTAAAGGTGAAGTTTTATCAGCTTTAAGAGTAGCAGAGGGAGCAGTATTAGTATTAGATGCTAGTGCTGGTATAGAAATAGGAACAGAAAAAGCTTGGAGATTATTAGAAGAAAGACATATCCCAAGAATAATATTTATAAATAAAATGGACAAAGGTGCTGTAAATTACAAAAAAATCCTTATGGATTTAAAAGAAAAATTTGGTAAAAAAGTTGCTCCATTCTGTATTCCATTAGGAGAAGGAGAAAAGTTTAAAGGATTTATAAACGTAGTAGAAAATAAATGTAGAATATTCACAGGGGAAATGTGTGAAGATAGACCTTTAGTAGAACACGAAGATTTTGAAAGTGTAAAAAATCTTTTAATAGAAGCTGTTGCTGAAACAAGTGAAGAAGCTATGGAAAAATTCTTTAATGGAGAGGAATTTACTCACGACGAAATTCAAAAAGGATTACGTAAAGGTGTAGTAAATGGTGACGTTGTTCCAGTAGTAGTAGGATCAGCTTTAGGTGGAATAGGATTCCAAACATTGTTTGAAATGATATATGACTATATGCCTACTCCAGTTGAAGCAAGAGGTGGAGAAGTTGAAGGAATTAATCCTGATACAGAAGACCCAATAGTTAGAAAAGTAGATATGCAAGAGCCATTCTCAGCCTTTGTATTTAAAACAATAGTTGACCCATTTATCGGAAAAATATCTTTATTTAAAGTAAATTCTGGTGTGGCTACAAGAGACGTAGAAGTTTTAAATGCTAGTCAAAATAAAAAAGAAAAATTAAGTAACCTATACTATGTAAGAGGAATTAAACAAAGAGATACTGAAAGAGTTGTGGCAGGAGATATCGCAGCTACTACAAAACTTCAATATACAAGAACAGGAGATACTTTATGTGATAAAGCTAATCCAATCATATATGAAGGAATAGATTTCCCTAAACCTTGTATCTTTATGAACGTAGTACCTAGCAAAAAAGCTGACGATGAAAAAATAAGTACAAGTTTACAAAAACTAACAGAAGAAGACCCAACTTTAAAAGTTATAAGAAATCCAGAAACAAAAGAATTATTACTTGGTGGACAAGGAAAAACTCACTTAGAAATAGTTCTTAGCAAATTAGTTAATAAATTCCAAGTACACGCTACACTTACAAAACCAAAAGTAGCTTATAGAGAAACTATTAGAAAAGAAGTTTCTGTACAAGGAAAACATAAAAAACAATCTGGTGGAGCTGGACAATACGGAGATGTATTTATTAAGTTTGAACCACTATATGATAAAGAATATGAATTTGTAGATAATATAAAAGGTGGAGTAGTTCCAAGACAATACTTACCAGCTGTTGAAAAAGGACTTCACGAAGCAGCTCTTAAAGGACCTTTAGCTGGATACCCAGTTATCAACTTTAAAGCAACTTTATATGATGGTTCTTATCACCCAGTTGACTCTAATGAAATATCTTTCAAACAAGCAGCTATTCTTGCTTTTAGAAAAGCGATGGAATCAGGAGCAGTACCAGTACTTCTAGAACCAATCGTAAAAATGGAAATAATAGTTCCAGAAGAATATACTGGAGATGTTATGGGAGATATGAATAAGAGAAGAGGAAAAATATTAGGAATTGATCCATTAACATTCGGAGAACAAAAAATATCTGCTGAAGTGCCAGAAAAAGAGGTACTAGAATATGCTATTGACTTAAAAGCTATGACTCAATCAAGAGGAAGATTTGAGTTTGAATTCTTAAAATATGACTATGTTCCAAATGAAGTAGCAGAAAAAATAATAGAAGAAGCAAAAAAAGCTAAAGAAGAAAAGTAG